TCGGGGCCGTCCAGAAGCTCGGTCAATACAGGAGGCCCGGTAACGAGCTCGAAGCGCTCCAGCGCGATCTCCCACCAGGGGCGCGTCCACTGCCTCCGTGCCACGATCGTCGGCGACTTCCGCTGATCGAAGTAGAAGCTCGGGATCGTCGTCTCGACGTAGACTCGGGGCCTGTGCATCAAATCAATCTAGGCACTTCAGTGACACAGATCAACAGAGTGCACACGCGGCGCAAAACGGGCGGGGTGCTGTGGAGCACCCCGCTCGTTCATCATCCAGTCGCTCGTCCGTGACCGATTGGGAGCTACCCGCGGTTTCGGCGGAACCGGAATCACACCCCGCCGGACTTGAGCAGCCCGGTGTCGAGCGCCAGCCGGACCAGCTCGGAGCGGTGGCTGAGGCCGAGCTTCTGCATCAGGCGGGCGCGGTAGGTGTCCACCGTCTTGGGCGAGAGGAAGAGCTTCTTCCCGATCTCGCCGCTGCTGTAGCCCTCGGCGGTCAGGCCCAGCACCTCGCGCTCGCGCTCGCTCAGCTTCTCCAGCGGCCCGTTCCCGTCCTTCTGCTCGGCCAGCTTGTACTGGCGCAGCAGCAGCTTGGTGGCGGTGGGGTACAGGAACACCTCGTCGCGCGCCACGGTCTGGATGGCGCGGATCAGGTCGTCGTCCGCGCTGGTCTTGCGCACGAACCCGCTTCCGCCGGCCTCCAGGACGGGAAGGAGGAACTCCTCCTCGGCCTGGCTGGTCAGCACCAGCACCTTCGCGTCCAGCCCCAGCTCGCCGATCTTCCGCGTGGCCTCCAGGCCGCCCATCCCCGGCATGGCCAGGTCCATCACCACCACGTCGGGGCGCAGCAGGCGCGTCTTCTCGATGCCCTCCTCGCCGGTGGAGGCCTGCCCCACCACCTCCAGGTCGGGCTCCAGCTGCAGCAGCGCGTCCAGCCCGCTGCGCAGCACCGGGTGGTCGTCCACCAGCAGGATGCGGATCTTCTTCTCGGCCATGAGAGGTTTTCCTGAAGCGGTTGGGGATGATGAAGATCGGGTGCGTCAGCCGCCCGACGCGCCGCCCGCCACGCCGGGCACGGCCTCGCGCCCGGTGACGTCCTGCACGGCGATGCGGAAGATGACGGTGCGGAAGGCCACGGGGTCGTCGGCCGACAGCGTCTCGGGAACCAGGGCGCGCAGCAGCTCCACGCCGCGGCGCCATTCCTCGGCCTCCCACTCCGCCCCTTCGGCGGGGATGGTGTAGAAGCCGCCGTGCACCACCACGCTGCGCCAGCGGAAGATCTCCTCCACCTCGTCGACCTCGAAGGCCACCGGCCACCAGGTGTAGCCCACGGAGTCCATCTTGGTGCCGTGGCTGGTGCGCCCGTAGATCCACCCCTCGTGGAAGACGTAGTGCAGCGGCTCGATGTCGACGTGGTTCTGCGACGCGTACGCCAGCCGGCCCACGTGGTTGCGGGCCAGGATCTGCTCGCACTCGGCGCGGTCCAGGGCGCGGATCACGGGCTGCATGGGGCTCATTCCATCCTCCTCTTCCCCGTCGGTGATCACGGCCGTTACCGGGCCGCCGCGGTGCTCCACGAGCTGCGTCCTGAGATTACCCGCTCCGCCACCGCGCGTCAGTCGGGGAAACCGGCGGCGGGATGCGTAATTTACCCTACACGGAAGCACGACTTCGGCTAACCGATAGAGACGTCATCCTGAGGCCGGCCACGCCGGAACCCGAGTCGGCGCAAGCGCTTGCAGGCCGAAGGATCTATCGCCGGCTCCGCACGTCAGCTGAGGAATCGCGGCGACGTTCCCGATCGATCCTCAGAACGACGGCATGGCGGAATCGGCGTGAATCTCCGGCTCACGTGCTCGGCGAGTATGGATCCTTCGGCCTGCAACCATCTGCGCGGGAAGAGTTTGCGGTGTGGCCGGCCTCAGGATGACGTCTCTTTCGCGCGTCGCATCGTCGTCGTGCTCGAGCGCCGCCAAGTGAATCGCGACCAGATCACGCCACCAATCCGGTGATTCCGCCCGGAATCACTCCGCCGCCACCGCGGCGGCGCGCACGCGCAGCAGCTTCATCACCTGCCCGACGACGGCGGGGGCAACGGAGAACGGGAGGATCAGCAGCCAGTCGCGCAGATCCGGGACGGCGACGCGGAGGATGGAGGGGATCGGCTGCAGGTACGCGGCGGCGAGCTGCAGGACGATGACGCCCAGGACCGCCGCGAGCGCCCAGCGGTTGCGGGTGATGGCCTCGCGGCTGAGGACGGGCGCGGTGCTGCGCGCGTTGCCCAGGTGGAAGACCTGCGCCAGCGACAGCGTCTGGAACGCCACCGTGCGCGCGTGCTCCAGCGGCACCGTACGCAGGGCGATGAGGTACGCCGCCAGCGCGCAGGCGGTGATCATCAGCCCGTACAGCGCGATCCTTCCGAGAAACGCGCGCGACAGGATGGCGGCGCGCGGATCGTGCGGCGGGTGGCGCATCACGTCCCCGTCCGCCGGCTCCATCGCCAGCGCCAGCGCGGGGAAGGTGTCGGTGACCAGGTTCATCCACAGGATGGGGAGCGGCCCCAGTGGCGCCGGGAGCCCCGCCAGCCCGCAGAGGAGGAGCACCAGCACCTCGGCCACGTTGCAGCTGAACAGGTAGAAGACGAAGCGGCGGATGTTGGCGTACACCACGCGCCCCTCTTCGACCGCGGCGGCCACGGTGGCGAAGCGGTCGTCCTGCAGCACCACGCTGGCCGCCTCCTTGGCCACGTCGGTCCCCCGGATCCCCATGGCCACGCCCACGTCCGCGCGGCGCAGCGCCGCGGCGTCGTTCACGCCGTCGCCCAGCATGGCCACGATCTCGCCGGCCTGCCGGTACCCCTCCACCAGCCGCAGCTTGTCCTCGGGGCTCACGCGGCTGAACGCGCCGGCCTGGCGCACGCACTCCAGCCACTCGTCGCCCTCCAGCGCGCTGAGCGCCGCGCCGTCGAACACCTGCTCGCCGCCCGCCACGATCCCCAGCTCGCGCCCCACCGCCTCGGCCGTGGCGCGCTGGTCGCCGGTGATCATCACCGTGCGGATCCCCGCGTCGCGGAGGGTGCGGATGGTCTCGGGGACGCCCTCGGCGGGCGGGTCCATCATCCCCGCGAAGCCCAGGAAGACCAGGTCGCGCAGCGCGTCGGGCCCGGCCGATTCGGCGCCCTCCTTCCACGCCATCGCCAGCACGCGCAGGCCGTGCGAGGCCATCTCCTCGTTCTCCGCCCGCAGCGCGCGCCGCTCGTCTGATTCCAGCGGACGCTCCCCGTCGGAGAACAGCGTGCGAGTGCAGCGCTCCAGCAGGCGGCCGGGCGCGCCCTTCACCGCGGCGAAGACGGAGCCGTCGGCGCGGCGGTGGAAAGTGGCCATCAGCATCCGCTCGCTGGAGAAGGGAACCTCGCCCACCTCCGGCGTCTCGGCCAGCAGCTCGTGGCGCTCGATCCCCGCCTTCGCGGCGGCGGCCAGGAGCGCGCCCTCGGTGGGGTCGCCGCGGACGGCCCATGCCCCTTCGACTTCGAGCAATTCCGCGTTGTTGGCCAGGACGGCGGCCGTGAGGAGGCGGCGGAGGACAGGGTCGGCGGAACTTTCGGCAGATGAATCGCCCTCCATCACCCCGCCCTCGGGCGCGTAGCCCACGCCGGTGACGGTCCAGCGGCGGCCGGGGGCGCGCAGCTCGGTGACGGTCATCTCGCCGCGGGTGAGCGTCCCCGTCTTGTCGGTGCAGACGATGGTGGCGGAGCCGAGCGATTCGACCACGGGCAGGCGGCGGATCAGCGCGTGCCGCCTGGCCATCCGCCGGACGCCGACGGCGAGCGCGATGGTGGCCACGGCGGGAAGCCCCTCGGGGACGGCGGCGATGGCGAGGGCGATGCCGGTTTCCAGCGTCTCCGCCAGCGCGACCCCTTGCAGCCACCCGAGGAACGCCACCGCGGCCGCCGCGGCGAGCGCGACCCAGACCAGGCGTCGGCCGAGATCGTCCAGGCGGCGCTCCAGCGGGGTGGGCTCGTCCGCCACGCCGGCCACCAGCGTGCCGATCTTCCCCACCTCGGTGCCCATTCCCGTGGCGTAGACCACGGCGCGGCCCGTGCCCGTGGCGGCGAAGGTGGAGCGGAAGACCAGGTTGGTGCGCTCGGCCAGCGACGTGGGCGCGGGGAGCGCCTCGCCGGAGCGCTTGTGGACGGGGAGGGACTCGCCGGTGAGCGCGGATTCGCGGGTGACCAGCTCGCGCGCGTCCAGCAGGTAGGCGTCGGCGGGGACCATGGCCCCCGCCTCCAGCGCCAGCACGTCGCCGGGAACCACCTCGCGCGCGTCGATCTCGCGGCGGCGGCCGTCGCGGACCACGACTGCGCGGGGGACTTCGAGGGAGAGGAGCGCCTCCATCGCGCGGTTGGCGCGCAGCTCCATCACGAAGCCGAGCAGCGCGTTGAGGATCAGGACGACGGCGATGGCCGCGGCTTCCGCGCGGTCGCCCATCAGCAGCGCGACCGCCGCCGCGGCGATGAGGAGCCAGACGACCACGCCGCGCAGCTGGGCGAGCAGGATGCGCCACGCGGAGACGGCGGGCGTGGTCTGGAGTGCGTTGGGGCCGTGGCGGGAAAGCCGCGCCTCCGCCTCGGCCGCGGAGAGCCCGTCGCGGCCGGTGCGGAGGCGTTCGAGCGCCTGGTCGGGCGCCAGCGCGTGCCAGGCGGCGGCGGGCTCCGCTTTCGGGCGAGGCCCGGGCATCAGCCGCCGCCCCGGGCGGATGCGGATAGCGCACGATCCCGCGGTCGGCGCGGTCTCCCCACAGCACCTCCTCGCACGCCCTGGATGGGGCGCGCCGCCTCCACCTCGCGGTTCATCCCCCGGCAGCGCCGTAGCACAATCGACCAGGAGGCCGTCGGGCGCAAGGACGCGGAGGCCGCCGCCTCGATCGGAAGGCGGCTGAAGCCGCGGCAACAACCACGGAAAGCCTCGCAAACTGCGCGAGGCTTCAACCGCGACAACGGGGGGAGGACGGAAACGGGCCCGCGGACAAATCCGCGGGCCCGGCCTCGGCGCGCGCAGGTGTGATCCCGATGCGATCACGCACTCACGCACTCACGCACTTTCGCACTTTCGCACTCACTTCACCACCAGCGCCGTCACCATCCCGAACATCCCCATCGGCCCCTCGGCGTGCGGGAGGATGTGGCAGTGGAGCGCCCAGGTGCCGGGGTTGTTGCAGTCGATCATCACGTCCCAGCGCTCGCCGGGGGCGATGTTCAGCGTGTCGCACTTCCAGGGCTGCGGCTGCGCGTAGCCGTCCTTGTGCGTCACCGTCATCGGCATCCCGTGCAGGTGCATGGGGTGGATCATCATCCCCTCGTTCATGAAGCGGATGCGCACCTTCTGCCCCAGGCTGGCCACGATCGGCTCGGTGGCCGGGAAGCCCTTGCCGTTCAGCGTGTAGCCGTGCGGGCCGTCGTTCAGGATCATCACGTGGTCCACGTCGGCCCTGCGCGTCTCGCCGCCCCTGGGCTCCACGATGAAGGCGCCCAGCAGCCCCATCGGCACCTGCCTGGACGAGTTGAGGTGCGAGTGGTACATGTGCGAGCCCGGGTTGGGCACGGTGAACTCGTACACGAACTTCCCGCCCGGCTTCACCGGCGGCTGGGTGATGAAGGGCACGCCGTCCATGGAGATGGGGACCGCCAGGCCGTGGAAGTGGATGGCGCTGCTCTCGTCCAGGTTGTTGGTGAAGTTCACGCGCACCCGGTCGCCCTCCTTCACGCGGATCTGCGGGCCCGGCACCTGGCCGTTGTACGCCCACGCCTCCACCGTCTGCCCCGGCGCCACCTCCCACATGGTCTTCGCGGCGGTGATGTCGAACACCTTCACGCCGTTCTCCATGCGCGGCGCGAAGGGCTGGTTCCCCTTCCCCTTCGTCGCCGCGGGGAAGCTCTTGATCCCCGCCTCGTGGTGGCGGTCCATCTCGTCGGCCGCGGCGGCGGCGGTGGCCGGGCCCTTGGGGTTGGCCGCCATGGTGCCGCCGCTGTGGTCGCTGTCGGGGTGCACGGCGCCCGGCGGGGTGCCGGCGGGCTCGGTGCCGGCGCTCTTCGGCGCGCCGCGGCCGGCCTCGCCGGTGTTGCACGCGGCCAGCGCGCCGGCCACCGCCGGCACCGCCACCGCCACGGCGGCGCCGCGCAGGAAGTCGCGGCGCGACGGGCGGGCGGGCGCCCGGGTCTCGGTCTTGTCGAGAATGTCCGACATCGGTCTCTCCGTTCCGGTAGCTGAAAGGGGCCACGCCTTCCGATTCGCGCCGTGCGGCCCCGGTGGGTCGGTCGCTGATCGGCCACGAAGCTACCGGCCGCGTGGGGAGGGGTCTGTAGGACAGCGGCGGAACCTGCGGCGGGCCCGCCCCCGCGCGCCGGGCGGAAAGCGCCCCACGGCGGGGAGGGGCGATGTGGGGAGATGCCGGACGGACCCGCATCAGGGGAATGAAAAGACGCGGCGCGGCCATCCTCCCTGCCGCGCCGCGTTTCGCTCATCGCCCGAACCATCCCGGTGCCTCCCGCAGACTTCTTTTCGGCGGATCAGCCCGCCCCGGCGGCGGCGGGATCGCGCATGCGGGCCGGCTCGCGCGCGATGAAGGTGAGGCGCATCGTCGCGGTGGCGGCGGCGGCGCTCTCGCCCAGCCGCGCCGGGCGCGCGCGGTCGACGGGGTGGACGTGGACGGCGACGGGGATCCAGCGCGCCATCCACAGCTCGCACCCCGCGTCCCGCCCGTGGACCGCGACCTCCCGCCAGGTGATGCGGGGATGCGGATCGAGATGGATCACGGCGACGGCGCCCTTCCTCCGCGCCTCGCGGGCGGTGGAGACGGCGTCGGGGAGGATCTCGCGGATGATGCCTTCCACCGTGGCCCCGGCGAGCGCCGGGTCCGCCGCCTCGCCGATCTCCAGCCGCACGCGCGCGCCCGAGAGGCGGGCGTTCAGCGCGCGCGCGTCGCCGCCGGCGAGCCACGCCAGCGCGCCCAGGGCGCGGCCGAGCACGGGCGGAGGCTTCATCCCGGGCGGCGCGCGGAGTCCGCCGGGGCGGCGGGCGCGTGCTCGAAGGGGTCGGCGGGCGACGCGGCGGGCCCGGCGGGCGCGCCGCCGTTGGGGTTGCAGTCGATCCGCGTCCCCCGCCCGCCGTCGATCGCCACCCAGCACGACCACATCGCGTGGCGCGACACGGCCAGGTACCCGTCGCGCCCGCTCTTCGTCAGCGCGACGGTGACGCCGCGCCGCGCGCGGTGGGGGAGGTTCGCGGCGGTGGCGGGGAGCGCCGGATCCAGCGTGTCGGGGTAGCGGCCGAAGCGCGTCCGATGCTGCTCCATCTCCCCCTGCAGCTGGCGGAGCTCGCCCGCGGCCCGGTCGCGCGGGTTGGCGCAGGCGGCGGCGAGCAGCGCCAGCGCGGCGATCAGGGCGCGGCGCGGCCGCATCGTCATCCCCATCGGTATCCCCATTCGTCGGGCGGGAATCGCGGAGCCGGAAGGCGGCGCCGGGAACCATCGGCGCCGCCCTGGAATCTAAAGCGTGCGGCGGGCACAGCCAGAGCGGCGCGCGCCGGAACCGATCTTGCCGCGCAGCCTCCGCCACCCGGGCACGTGCCCGCCGATCGCCCCTGTGTAAACGCTGAACGAAACCGGAATGCCTGGACGGTACGACGCCACCCTGGTGGCGGTTTCCGTGCTGATCGCGATCTCCGCGTCGTACGCGGCGCTGGCGCTGGCGGCGCGCATCGGCGCGGCGCGCGGGCGCTTCCGCGCGGCGTGGCTGCTGGGCGGCAGCGTGGCCGTGGGGCTGGGGATCTGGTCCATGCACTTCGTGGGGATGCTGGCGCTCAGGCTGCACATGCCCGTGAGCTACGCCGTTCCCACCGTCCTTCTTTCCGCGCTGGTGCCCGTGCTGGCGTCGGCGCTCGCGCTGTACGTGGTCTCGTGCGAGCGCGTGTCCCTCGCCGCGCTGCTCGGTTCGACCCTGGTGATGGGGAACGCGCTGGCGGGAATGCACTTCCTGGGGATGGCGTCGCTGCGCGGACCCGCCCGCGTGGAGTACGCCAACGGGCTGGTGGGCGTCGCGGCGCTGCTGGCGATGGGGTCGGCGCTCGCGATCCACGTGCTGGGGCGGCACTTCCGCCACGAGGACGCCCCGCGCGGGCGGAGCTGGAAGCCGGCCGCGGCGGTGGGGATCGGCGCGGGGATCGCGGCCATGCACTACACCGCCATGGCGGCCGCGCGCTTCAGCCCCGCGCAACCCCGGGTGACGGTGGCGCCCGAGGCGGTGCTGCAGACGCCGGGGCTGGCGTGGGGGATCGCCGCGGCCACGCTCACCCTGCTGGGCACCATCGTCTTCGGCGCGCTGGTGGAGCGCCGCGCCCGCGCCCGCTCGGCCGAGACCGAGGCGCTGCGCCGCAGCGAGGACCGCTTCCGCTCGCTCGTCGTGGCCACCGCGCAGATCATCTGGACCACCAACGAGAAGGGCGAGTTCGCCGCCGAGCAGCCCGAGTGGGCGGCCTTCACCGGCGGGAGCTTCGACGAGTACCGCGGGTGGCGGTGGCTGGAGTGCGTGCATCCCGACGACCGCGAGCAGGCCGCCGCCACCTGGCGCGCCGCGCTGGAGAGCCGCACGCTGTACGAGACCGAGTACCGCCTGCAGCGCCACGACGGGCGGTGGCGCGACATGCAGGTGCGGGCGGTGCCCGTGCTGGAGCCCGGCGGCCGCGTGCGCGAGTGGGTGGGCGCCGAGACCGACATCACCGAGCGCCGCAAGGCCGACCGCGCGGCCCGGTTCCTCAGCGAGGCCAGCCGCGCGCTGGTGTCGTCGCTCGACTACCCGGCCACGCTGCGCGCGGTGGCCCGGCTGGCCGTGCCCGAGCTGGCGGACTGGTGCGCGGTGGACCTGCTGGCCGAGGGCGGCGGGGTGGAGCGGGTGGCGGTGGAGCACCCCGACCCCGCCAAGGTGGAGTTCGTGCACCGGCTGGAGGCGCTGTACCCGGCCGACCCGCTGGCCGAGCGCGGGCTTCCGCAGGTGATCCGCACCGGCCGGGCCGAGATGATGGCCGACATCCCCGAAGAGCTGATCACGGCCGCGGCGAAGGACCCCGAGCACCTGGCGCTGATCCGCGAGCTGGGGCTGCGCAGCTACATCGTGGTTCCCCTCATCGCCCGCGACCGCACCCTGGGCGCCATCACCCTGGTGCACGCCGAGAGCGGGCGCCGCTACGACGAGCAGGACCTGCGGCTGGCCGAGGAGCTGGCCCGCCGCGCCGCCGTGGCCATCGACAACGCGCGGCTCTTCCAGGAGACCGAGGACGCGCGCGCGCAGCTGGAGCAGCAGGCCGCCGAGCTGCAGGAGGCGCAGGCGGAGATGGAGATGGCGCACGACGAGCTGCAGCGCGCCAACGACGAGCTGCTGGCACGCACCGCCGAGGCCGAGCGCGCCCGCGCCGCGGCCGACGAGGCCAACGCCGCCAAGAGCTCGTTCCTGGCCACCATGAGCCACGAGCTGCGCACGCCGCTGAACGCCATCGCCGGGTACGCGCAGCTGCTGGAGATGGGGATCCACGGCGAGGTGAGCGACACCCAGCGCGAGTACCTGGAAAAGATCCGCCGCAACCAGACGCACCTGCTGGGGCTGATCAACGACGTGCTGAACTTCGCCAAGATCGAGGCGGGGCAGGTTCAGTACGAGATCGGCGACGTGCCGGTGGACGAGACGCTGGCCGCGGTGGAGGCGCTGATCGAGCCTCAGGTGCGCGCCCGCCGCCACCAGTACACCTACCGCCGCGGCAACCCGTCGGTGACCGCGCACGCCGACCGCGACCGGGTGGAGCAGGTCGTGCTCAACCTGCTCAGCAACGCGGTGAAGTTCACCAGCCCCGGCGGCCGCATCGTGCTGGAGTGGGAGGCGGAGCCCGCCGTGGTGCGCGTCCGCGTGCGCGACAGCGGCCGCGGCATCCCCCCCGAGAAGCTGCCGGCCATCTTCGAGCCCTTCGTGCAGGTGGATCCCACGCTCACGCGCAGCAGCGAGGGCACCGGGCTGGGGCTGGCCATCAGCCGCGACCTGGCCCGGGCGATGAAGGGCGACCTGACGGTGGACAGCCGCGAGGGCGAGGGTTCGGTCTTCACCCTCACCCTCCCCCGCGGGCCGGACCGCGCCGCCCCCGTCCCCGAGATCGAGGCCGAGGCGGGCGTGGCGTAGGCGGGCAGATCGGATGTGTTTCACACCTCGATCCCAATGACGTCATCCTGAGGCCGGCCACGCCGCAGGCAACGCTCACGCAGGTGCTTGCAGGCCGAAGGATCTATCGCCCGTCTCGCACGTCCGCCTCCCCAGCGCGTGGTCGCCAAGTGGGTTCAGGCACCGGCGCGTTCAGGAAGCGGACGTGCAGGACCGGCTATGGATCCTTCGGCCTGCAAAGTGTAGCGCGGACGCGGGTTGCGGTGTGGCCGGCCTCAGGATGACGTCTGTCTTTCTCCTTTATTTTCCTGCATTCCCGACTCAATCCATCTGACCTCACCCCTCGTCGTTCTCGTCCACTGCCTCGAAGTCCGTTTTCGTGCGGGGGATGCGCTCGCGGGTGGTGGTTTCGCGGGCGGTGTCGCCGCTCCCCCAGTGGCCGATGGTGGTCAGGCGGACGCCGGTGAGGTAGTTCTCGCTCACGCGGCGGCTGTCCGCCGCCTCCTGCGGGCGCGTGTAGAAGAACTCGTCGCGTCCGATCAGCACGAAGCGCCCGGTCGCCGGGTCGCGGCGGAAGCGGTGCGTAAGGTCCTGCACCTCGGTCATCCCGTAGTTCTGGTGCACGATCAGCACGCCGTTGCGGATGGTGAGCTCCAGGATGTACTGCGGCACCACCGGCACCAGCATCTTCGTCGCCACGCCTGCCCGGCGCAGGCGTCCGTTGGCGTCCGCCAGCAGGATCAGCAGCGCCTGCGCGTCCGGCGCGGCGGAGATGGTTCCCTGGCTGTACCAGCTCCCCGCGGGCACCAGGTGCAGCA
The DNA window shown above is from Longimicrobium sp. and carries:
- a CDS encoding response regulator transcription factor, yielding MAEKKIRILLVDDHPVLRSGLDALLQLEPDLEVVGQASTGEEGIEKTRLLRPDVVVMDLAMPGMGGLEATRKIGELGLDAKVLVLTSQAEEEFLLPVLEAGGSGFVRKTSADDDLIRAIQTVARDEVFLYPTATKLLLRQYKLAEQKDGNGPLEKLSEREREVLGLTAEGYSSGEIGKKLFLSPKTVDTYRARLMQKLGLSHRSELVRLALDTGLLKSGGV
- a CDS encoding pyridoxamine 5'-phosphate oxidase family protein; amino-acid sequence: MSPMQPVIRALDRAECEQILARNHVGRLAYASQNHVDIEPLHYVFHEGWIYGRTSHGTKMDSVGYTWWPVAFEVDEVEEIFRWRSVVVHGGFYTIPAEGAEWEAEEWRRGVELLRALVPETLSADDPVAFRTVIFRIAVQDVTGREAVPGVAGGASGG
- a CDS encoding cation-transporting P-type ATPase codes for the protein MPGPRPKAEPAAAWHALAPDQALERLRTGRDGLSAAEAEARLSRHGPNALQTTPAVSAWRILLAQLRGVVVWLLIAAAAVALLMGDRAEAAAIAVVLILNALLGFVMELRANRAMEALLSLEVPRAVVVRDGRRREIDAREVVPGDVLALEAGAMVPADAYLLDARELVTRESALTGESLPVHKRSGEALPAPTSLAERTNLVFRSTFAATGTGRAVVYATGMGTEVGKIGTLVAGVADEPTPLERRLDDLGRRLVWVALAAAAAVAFLGWLQGVALAETLETGIALAIAAVPEGLPAVATIALAVGVRRMARRHALIRRLPVVESLGSATIVCTDKTGTLTRGEMTVTELRAPGRRWTVTGVGYAPEGGVMEGDSSAESSADPVLRRLLTAAVLANNAELLEVEGAWAVRGDPTEGALLAAAAKAGIERHELLAETPEVGEVPFSSERMLMATFHRRADGSVFAAVKGAPGRLLERCTRTLFSDGERPLESDERRALRAENEEMASHGLRVLAMAWKEGAESAGPDALRDLVFLGFAGMMDPPAEGVPETIRTLRDAGIRTVMITGDQRATAEAVGRELGIVAGGEQVFDGAALSALEGDEWLECVRQAGAFSRVSPEDKLRLVEGYRQAGEIVAMLGDGVNDAAALRRADVGVAMGIRGTDVAKEAASVVLQDDRFATVAAAVEEGRVVYANIRRFVFYLFSCNVAEVLVLLLCGLAGLPAPLGPLPILWMNLVTDTFPALALAMEPADGDVMRHPPHDPRAAILSRAFLGRIALYGLMITACALAAYLIALRTVPLEHARTVAFQTLSLAQVFHLGNARSTAPVLSREAITRNRWALAAVLGVIVLQLAAAYLQPIPSILRVAVPDLRDWLLILPFSVAPAVVGQVMKLLRVRAAAVAAE
- a CDS encoding copper oxidase, with amino-acid sequence MSDILDKTETRAPARPSRRDFLRGAAVAVAVPAVAGALAACNTGEAGRGAPKSAGTEPAGTPPGAVHPDSDHSGGTMAANPKGPATAAAAADEMDRHHEAGIKSFPAATKGKGNQPFAPRMENGVKVFDITAAKTMWEVAPGQTVEAWAYNGQVPGPQIRVKEGDRVRVNFTNNLDESSAIHFHGLAVPISMDGVPFITQPPVKPGGKFVYEFTVPNPGSHMYHSHLNSSRQVPMGLLGAFIVEPRGGETRRADVDHVMILNDGPHGYTLNGKGFPATEPIVASLGQKVRIRFMNEGMMIHPMHLHGMPMTVTHKDGYAQPQPWKCDTLNIAPGERWDVMIDCNNPGTWALHCHILPHAEGPMGMFGMVTALVVK
- a CDS encoding MHYT domain-containing protein → MPGRYDATLVAVSVLIAISASYAALALAARIGAARGRFRAAWLLGGSVAVGLGIWSMHFVGMLALRLHMPVSYAVPTVLLSALVPVLASALALYVVSCERVSLAALLGSTLVMGNALAGMHFLGMASLRGPARVEYANGLVGVAALLAMGSALAIHVLGRHFRHEDAPRGRSWKPAAAVGIGAGIAAMHYTAMAAARFSPAQPRVTVAPEAVLQTPGLAWGIAAATLTLLGTIVFGALVERRARARSAETEALRRSEDRFRSLVVATAQIIWTTNEKGEFAAEQPEWAAFTGGSFDEYRGWRWLECVHPDDREQAAATWRAALESRTLYETEYRLQRHDGRWRDMQVRAVPVLEPGGRVREWVGAETDITERRKADRAARFLSEASRALVSSLDYPATLRAVARLAVPELADWCAVDLLAEGGGVERVAVEHPDPAKVEFVHRLEALYPADPLAERGLPQVIRTGRAEMMADIPEELITAAAKDPEHLALIRELGLRSYIVVPLIARDRTLGAITLVHAESGRRYDEQDLRLAEELARRAAVAIDNARLFQETEDARAQLEQQAAELQEAQAEMEMAHDELQRANDELLARTAEAERARAAADEANAAKSSFLATMSHELRTPLNAIAGYAQLLEMGIHGEVSDTQREYLEKIRRNQTHLLGLINDVLNFAKIEAGQVQYEIGDVPVDETLAAVEALIEPQVRARRHQYTYRRGNPSVTAHADRDRVEQVVLNLLSNAVKFTSPGGRIVLEWEAEPAVVRVRVRDSGRGIPPEKLPAIFEPFVQVDPTLTRSSEGTGLGLAISRDLARAMKGDLTVDSREGEGSVFTLTLPRGPDRAAPVPEIEAEAGVA